The Sediminispirochaeta smaragdinae DSM 11293 genome has a segment encoding these proteins:
- the mmsB gene encoding multiple monosaccharide ABC transporter permease encodes MNSIKTYFRNNIRQYGMVIALFLIMLLFQILTRGILFKPANITNLILQNSYVLILAIGMLLCVLTGNIDLSVGSVVAFVGAIAAVIMVDMNMPVAPAILISLLVGVLVGAFHGLFIAYFRVPPFIVTLAGMLTFRGLTMVILKGQTKAPFEKSFQAIAAGYLPGRDWTIGPFNAIALILGILFSALFIISILRGRRNKVKYGFEILPFGFEVIRIFIVVVAINWLTLSLALYNGIPIIMVLLIGLVLLYTFITQKTIFGRHIYALGGNEKAAKLSGVKTKRVMFLVYTNMGLLSALAGMVVAGRLNAATPKAGNMFELDAIASCFIGGASASGGVGTVVGAIVGALVMGVLNNGMSIMGVSVDWQQAIKGLVLLGAVCFDVYTKSKSQAA; translated from the coding sequence ATGAATAGTATCAAAACCTATTTTAGGAACAATATCCGTCAATACGGCATGGTGATCGCGTTATTCCTGATCATGCTCCTTTTTCAGATCCTTACCAGAGGGATTCTTTTCAAACCTGCAAATATCACAAACCTTATTCTGCAAAACAGTTATGTACTGATCCTCGCGATTGGAATGCTGCTCTGCGTCCTGACGGGAAACATCGATTTGTCCGTCGGTTCCGTTGTGGCCTTTGTAGGAGCCATTGCCGCGGTCATCATGGTGGACATGAATATGCCGGTTGCCCCGGCCATCCTTATCTCGCTCTTGGTCGGAGTCCTTGTAGGTGCCTTCCACGGCCTTTTTATCGCCTATTTTAGGGTCCCGCCCTTTATCGTCACCCTCGCCGGGATGCTTACCTTCAGGGGGCTTACCATGGTCATCCTCAAAGGGCAGACAAAGGCGCCCTTTGAGAAATCTTTTCAGGCTATTGCCGCAGGGTATCTGCCTGGAAGGGACTGGACGATAGGCCCTTTCAACGCTATCGCCCTCATTCTCGGGATACTTTTTTCCGCTCTCTTTATCATCTCTATTCTGCGCGGCAGACGAAACAAGGTAAAATACGGCTTCGAAATTCTTCCTTTCGGATTTGAGGTGATTCGGATATTCATCGTTGTCGTCGCTATCAACTGGCTCACGCTGAGTCTTGCACTCTACAACGGGATTCCCATCATCATGGTCCTGCTCATTGGTCTGGTACTGTTGTACACCTTCATAACCCAGAAAACCATCTTCGGCCGCCACATCTACGCCCTCGGCGGCAACGAAAAGGCGGCAAAACTTTCCGGGGTTAAGACAAAACGCGTTATGTTTCTCGTCTATACCAATATGGGGCTGCTCTCGGCACTTGCCGGGATGGTGGTGGCGGGGCGCCTGAATGCCGCAACCCCCAAAGCAGGAAACATGTTCGAATTGGACGCCATTGCCTCCTGTTTCATCGGCGGGGCATCCGCTTCAGGCGGTGTGGGTACCGTCGTTGGGGCAATTGTCGGCGCTCTGGTAATGGGTGTGTTGAATAACGGCATGTCGATTATGGGTGTCAGCGTCGACTGGCAGCAGGCGATCAAGGGTCTCGTACTCCTTGGCGCAGTCTGTTTCGATGTCTACACAAAATCGAAATCCCAGGCAGCATAG
- the mmsA gene encoding multiple monosaccharide ABC transporter ATP-binding protein, giving the protein MAETHLEMRRITKRFPGLLALDEVTMKVNTQEIHALVGENGAGKSTLMNILSGVYPYGSYEGEIILNGNECRFKDIRDSEKFGIVIIHQELALIPYLSIAENIFLGNEQAKNSIIDWNKTSSRAMELLKIVGLDENPATLVSDIGVGKQQMVEIAKALAKDVRLLILDEPTAALNDEESNKLLDLLLELKHKGITSILISHKLNEVEQVADVITVIRDGKVIDNLVKGIDTIDEDRIIKSMVGRDIVDRFPLRASQIGEVVFEVKDWTVYHPQHNERKVIKNASFNVRKGEVVGFAGLMGAGRTELAMSLFGKSYGQKHQGSIVKAGNEVVLNSVSDAIDNGIAYMTEDRKGYGLVLIDDIRHNLTLPSLQKVSEKGVLNSSEEIVSAEKYRKKITIKCSGIDQMVDSLSGGNQQKVVLGKWIMAEPEVLILDEPTRGIDVGAKYEIYQIINQLALEGKSIIMISSEMPELLGMCDRIYVVAAGEIAGELSKGEASQESIMKIIMTHQKRAKEITV; this is encoded by the coding sequence ATGGCTGAGACACATCTTGAAATGCGTCGAATTACGAAACGGTTTCCTGGGTTACTTGCCCTCGACGAGGTAACGATGAAGGTCAATACCCAGGAGATACACGCGCTGGTGGGGGAAAACGGTGCGGGAAAATCCACCTTGATGAATATTCTAAGCGGAGTCTACCCCTACGGTAGCTACGAGGGTGAAATCATTCTCAATGGGAATGAATGCAGATTCAAGGATATTAGAGACAGTGAAAAGTTCGGCATCGTGATTATTCACCAGGAACTGGCACTTATTCCCTACCTTTCCATCGCCGAAAATATCTTCCTCGGAAATGAACAGGCAAAAAACAGTATCATCGATTGGAACAAAACATCCTCCAGAGCCATGGAACTGCTCAAGATTGTCGGGCTCGATGAGAATCCGGCCACCCTGGTCTCCGATATCGGCGTTGGGAAACAACAGATGGTGGAAATTGCCAAGGCTCTGGCAAAAGATGTGAGGCTGCTGATCCTCGACGAGCCCACCGCCGCCCTGAATGATGAAGAGAGTAATAAGCTGCTTGATCTTTTGCTTGAACTGAAGCATAAAGGCATCACCTCCATTCTTATTTCACACAAACTGAACGAAGTCGAACAAGTTGCCGATGTCATTACGGTCATCCGTGATGGGAAAGTGATCGACAACCTTGTTAAGGGAATAGATACCATTGATGAAGACAGAATCATAAAAAGTATGGTGGGCAGAGACATTGTCGACCGTTTTCCCCTCCGCGCTTCGCAGATAGGCGAGGTTGTCTTCGAAGTAAAGGATTGGACCGTCTATCATCCCCAGCATAATGAACGCAAGGTTATTAAAAATGCCAGCTTTAATGTGAGAAAGGGAGAGGTCGTAGGCTTTGCCGGGCTCATGGGTGCGGGACGTACCGAACTCGCAATGAGTCTTTTCGGGAAATCCTATGGACAAAAGCACCAGGGCAGCATCGTAAAAGCGGGAAATGAAGTGGTCCTCAATAGTGTCAGCGATGCAATCGACAACGGAATCGCCTATATGACCGAGGATCGCAAAGGCTACGGCCTCGTCCTGATCGACGATATCCGCCACAACCTAACCCTTCCATCCCTGCAAAAGGTAAGTGAGAAGGGGGTTCTCAATTCAAGTGAAGAGATTGTCTCCGCAGAAAAATATCGCAAAAAAATCACCATCAAGTGTTCGGGAATCGATCAGATGGTGGACAGTCTCTCGGGGGGAAACCAACAGAAGGTCGTGCTGGGAAAGTGGATTATGGCCGAACCGGAGGTCCTGATCCTCGACGAACCGACGCGGGGAATCGATGTCGGTGCAAAATACGAAATCTATCAGATCATTAATCAGCTTGCATTGGAAGGAAAGTCGATTATCATGATCTCGTCGGAAATGCCGGAACTGCTGGGAATGTGCGACCGGATATATGTCGTTGCAGCCGGAGAGATTGCAGGGGAACTATCAAAGGGTGAGGCCAGCCAGGAAAGCATCATGAAAATAATCATGACTCATCAAAAACGAGCAAAGGAAATTACGGTATGA
- the chvE gene encoding multiple monosaccharide ABC transporter substrate-binding protein — MDRFVKTLAAIALCLALAMPLAANGQQDSGQQIVGIAMPTQSSQRWIQDGGNMKKILEDRGYKVDLQYAEDNIDAQVNQLENMIVKGADALVIASIDGESLTNVLEKAADQDIPVVAYDRLIRNSPHVSYYATFDNFLVGVQEGSYLVDKLGLKEGKGPYNIEIFAGSPDDNNAYFFFDGAMSEIQTYIDNGQLVVKSGQTDFDQVATLRWDGATAQQRMDNILTAHYSDANVDAVLSPYDGISIGILSSLKSVGYGTSKPMPVVTGQDAEIPSIKSILAGEQAQTVFKDTRVLAQRAADMVDAVLQGKEAEVNDTTTYNNGVKVVPSYLEEPVSVDITNWEEALIDTGYYTKDQLQ, encoded by the coding sequence ATGGATCGATTCGTAAAGACACTTGCGGCGATTGCACTCTGCTTGGCTTTGGCAATGCCTCTTGCAGCAAACGGACAGCAGGACTCAGGACAGCAGATCGTAGGAATCGCAATGCCGACCCAGTCCTCTCAGCGCTGGATTCAGGACGGCGGAAACATGAAAAAAATCCTCGAGGATCGGGGATACAAAGTAGACCTACAGTATGCCGAAGATAATATCGATGCCCAGGTCAATCAGCTTGAAAATATGATTGTAAAGGGAGCCGATGCACTTGTCATTGCCTCCATTGACGGAGAGTCATTGACCAATGTCCTTGAAAAGGCCGCAGATCAGGATATTCCGGTTGTTGCCTATGACCGTTTGATTCGAAACAGCCCCCATGTCAGTTATTACGCAACCTTCGATAACTTTCTCGTCGGCGTTCAGGAAGGAAGCTATCTTGTAGATAAGCTGGGCCTCAAAGAGGGGAAGGGCCCCTACAATATCGAAATCTTCGCGGGATCTCCCGATGACAACAACGCCTACTTCTTCTTCGATGGAGCCATGTCGGAAATTCAAACCTACATCGATAACGGACAGTTGGTGGTAAAAAGCGGCCAAACCGATTTTGATCAGGTGGCAACCCTTCGCTGGGATGGAGCCACCGCACAACAGCGCATGGACAATATCCTTACGGCTCACTACTCAGATGCGAATGTGGACGCAGTGCTTTCTCCCTACGATGGAATTTCTATTGGCATTCTCTCATCGCTGAAGAGCGTGGGCTACGGCACATCCAAGCCGATGCCGGTCGTAACCGGTCAGGACGCCGAAATTCCTTCCATCAAGTCGATTCTGGCGGGAGAACAGGCCCAAACCGTCTTCAAGGACACGAGAGTCCTTGCGCAACGTGCAGCCGACATGGTCGATGCGGTGCTGCAGGGAAAGGAAGCCGAGGTCAACGATACCACAACATACAACAACGGGGTAAAGGTCGTCCCCTCATATCTTGAGGAACCTGTCTCCGTCGATATCACAAACTGGGAAGAAGCGTTGATTGATACCGGATATTACACCAAAGATCAACTGCAGTAA
- a CDS encoding DeoR/GlpR family DNA-binding transcription regulator, translating into MFALERMRIIKNYLFENQQVEVHSLSAMLNVSEVTIRRDLEKLEQEGLLTRTYGGAVIRSELGEEPSSVAGVVDDAREIASVAINMIEDGDVIMLTSGDVGECVAKRLVERSGVTVVTNYISVAVEISSQPANRVVLLGGDVAADGKSLYGSISVANLRRFHVNRLFAEIDGINNALDVTVVSHEKAELIEAAMASAEEQIFVCIAENFDKSAFFKLGKLSLADKIITNPSISDEFKNRIFLSNIQLHTSINVFEGRV; encoded by the coding sequence ATGTTTGCACTTGAACGAATGCGGATCATAAAGAACTACCTCTTTGAAAATCAGCAGGTGGAGGTGCACTCTCTGAGTGCCATGCTCAATGTTTCGGAGGTGACCATACGGCGGGATCTTGAGAAGCTTGAACAAGAAGGGCTTTTGACGAGAACCTATGGGGGCGCGGTTATCCGCAGCGAATTGGGCGAGGAACCCTCCTCAGTGGCAGGGGTGGTCGACGATGCCAGAGAGATTGCTTCCGTTGCCATCAATATGATTGAGGACGGAGATGTGATCATGCTGACAAGCGGTGATGTCGGGGAGTGTGTTGCAAAGCGTTTGGTGGAACGTTCCGGGGTGACGGTTGTCACCAACTACATATCCGTTGCCGTCGAAATTTCTTCTCAGCCGGCGAACCGGGTCGTTCTTTTGGGTGGTGATGTTGCCGCCGACGGTAAGTCGCTCTACGGCTCCATTTCGGTTGCAAATCTCCGTCGTTTTCACGTGAATCGTCTCTTTGCCGAGATCGACGGCATAAACAATGCCCTTGATGTTACCGTTGTAAGCCATGAAAAGGCCGAATTAATTGAAGCTGCCATGGCCTCTGCCGAAGAACAAATTTTTGTTTGCATTGCTGAGAATTTTGATAAGAGCGCTTTTTTTAAGCTGGGTAAACTCAGTTTAGCCGATAAAATTATTACCAATCCTTCCATATCGGATGAGTTCAAAAACAGGATTTTTTTAAGCAACATTCAGCTACACACTTCCATCAATGTTTTTGAGGGTAGGGTATAG
- a CDS encoding sugar ABC transporter ATP-binding protein gives MGHPVLSLKNVTKNFANEFFLDHISLELFEGEVHVLLGENGSGKSALMKTICGLYSRDSGDIELFGKSVNFETFHEARKNGVFYQHQDNQLFENLSVAENVYFDRLATTVPLLRFFNRTRLDADCYRLFKELRIDISPRSCVRDLGYAQRQLLSAVKAYVSGAQIIIFDEPTSAMSEIERDIFFSLLDRLRVRAKGIFYISHRMDEIKKVGDRVSVLHKGRLVSTNFIHEIDRSTLVGMMIEEPHQERYPRLRIKPGKSILEVRHLVSKPILRDVSFSLRKQEILGITGLMGSGRTLLSNCLFGVAEISDGEIVVDGKKKRFDHPLNAMQSGLILIPENRAQNGMFPPLDLLTNSTIATLSRFKDGMHLNEPYMRQLAAEYVKRLRISPGQHDDILRFYSGGNQQKVLLTRWFMYRAKIYIMDEPTRGVDAAAKVDIYNAINDLISKGASVILISSEIEEILGMCDRVLVLAGGRIVCDLPRSEASKETILDYATSDA, from the coding sequence GTGGGGCATCCCGTACTATCATTAAAAAATGTGACGAAAAATTTTGCAAATGAATTCTTTCTTGACCACATCAGCCTTGAGCTTTTTGAAGGGGAGGTTCATGTCCTCCTCGGTGAAAACGGCTCAGGCAAATCCGCACTGATGAAGACCATCTGTGGACTCTATTCCCGTGATTCCGGGGACATTGAGCTCTTTGGAAAGAGCGTGAACTTTGAAACCTTTCATGAGGCCAGGAAAAACGGGGTCTTTTATCAGCATCAGGATAATCAGCTTTTTGAAAATTTAAGTGTGGCCGAAAATGTCTATTTTGACCGTTTGGCGACAACCGTCCCCCTTCTTCGTTTTTTCAACAGAACGCGGCTTGATGCCGATTGTTACAGGCTTTTTAAGGAACTACGCATCGATATCTCTCCCCGATCCTGCGTTCGGGATCTGGGCTATGCCCAACGCCAGCTTCTTTCCGCTGTCAAGGCTTATGTTTCCGGAGCACAGATTATCATATTCGACGAACCAACATCCGCAATGAGCGAGATCGAGCGTGATATATTTTTTTCCCTTCTTGACCGACTTCGGGTAAGGGCGAAGGGAATTTTTTATATTTCTCATAGGATGGATGAGATAAAAAAAGTTGGGGACCGGGTTAGCGTACTTCATAAGGGGCGGCTCGTCTCCACGAATTTTATTCATGAAATCGATCGAAGTACACTGGTGGGGATGATGATAGAAGAGCCGCATCAGGAACGATACCCGCGCTTGCGTATTAAGCCGGGCAAGTCTATCCTTGAGGTTCGACATCTCGTGAGTAAGCCTATCCTTCGGGATGTTTCGTTTTCCCTTCGCAAGCAGGAGATACTGGGGATCACTGGTTTGATGGGATCAGGAAGGACGCTTTTGAGTAACTGCCTTTTCGGGGTGGCTGAGATATCCGATGGTGAAATCGTTGTCGACGGAAAAAAGAAGCGTTTTGACCATCCTCTGAATGCAATGCAGAGTGGCTTGATCCTGATTCCTGAAAACAGGGCTCAGAATGGAATGTTCCCTCCCCTGGATTTGCTGACGAATTCCACCATTGCAACCCTTTCTCGTTTCAAAGACGGTATGCACCTCAATGAACCCTATATGAGGCAGCTTGCCGCCGAATATGTGAAGCGTTTACGAATTTCTCCGGGACAGCACGACGATATCCTCCGTTTTTATTCGGGGGGAAATCAGCAGAAGGTTCTGCTTACCCGTTGGTTTATGTATCGGGCGAAGATTTACATCATGGATGAACCTACCCGTGGTGTTGATGCCGCGGCCAAGGTCGATATCTACAATGCCATCAATGATCTCATCAGTAAAGGTGCCTCTGTTATTTTGATATCCTCAGAAATAGAAGAGATACTGGGTATGTGCGACCGTGTGCTTGTGCTTGCGGGTGGCCGTATTGTATGTGATTTACCCCGCTCCGAAGCAAGCAAAGAGACTATTCTGGATTATGCGACGAGTGATGCATAA